From Gemmatimonadaceae bacterium, the proteins below share one genomic window:
- a CDS encoding MBL fold metallo-hydrolase translates to MNTHALTVGAFAENTWFLHDEDAREVVLVDPGAEPRHLCAEIERLGARLRAIWVTHGHIDHIGGIAGVREVWPEVPIHAHPLDAPLWEYAPRIAAGYGLPFDAPPAPTQSLAEGDVLPFGGANFEVWHLPGHAPGHVAFVGAGLCLSGDVLFAGSVGRTDLPLCDPSALQRSIERLATLPRGTRVLPGHGEETTVGRELIVNPFLNGTARIARG, encoded by the coding sequence ATGAACACCCACGCCCTGACCGTCGGGGCGTTTGCCGAGAACACCTGGTTTCTGCACGACGAGGATGCGCGCGAGGTGGTGCTCGTGGACCCCGGCGCCGAGCCGCGGCATCTGTGTGCGGAAATCGAGCGACTCGGCGCGCGCCTGCGGGCCATCTGGGTCACGCACGGGCACATTGACCACATCGGTGGCATCGCCGGTGTGCGGGAGGTCTGGCCCGAAGTCCCAATCCACGCGCATCCGCTGGATGCGCCGCTCTGGGAGTATGCGCCGCGCATCGCCGCGGGCTACGGATTGCCCTTCGATGCGCCGCCGGCGCCCACGCAGTCGCTCGCCGAAGGCGATGTGCTGCCCTTCGGTGGTGCCAACTTCGAGGTCTGGCACCTCCCGGGTCACGCGCCGGGGCACGTCGCGTTCGTCGGGGCGGGGCTCTGCCTGTCCGGCGACGTCCTGTTCGCGGGATCGGTGGGCCGCACGGACCTGCCGCTCTGCGATCCTTCCGCCCTGCAACGATCGATTGAACGCCTGGCTACGCTGCCCCGGGGGACCCGCGTCCTTCCGGGGCACGGGGAGGAAACCACCGTGGGACGGGAACTCATCGTGAATCCCTTCCTCAATGGTACCGCGCGCATCGCCCGCGGCTGA
- the trxB gene encoding thioredoxin-disulfide reductase, producing the protein MAVHEFEVIIIGAGPAGMCAGMYAGRSMLKGVVLERGFPGGELLNTEVIEDYIGFEHVLGHELATKFQSHAEKFGADIRTSTPVESIRRADDGIFNVTVENGDVYRAPAVIVTAGGTPIKLGIPGELEYAGKGVSYCAICDGAFYRGHTIMVVGGGDAACEEADFLTRYAEKVYLVHRRDEFRASKIVQQRVFENPKIEVIWDTVAEEVLGKDGLMTHARLKNVKTGATSDLTATGIFIFIGFTPNTGIIKEHVEHDATGYLITDSHMQTSVPGLYAAGDVRAQLTRQVTTAVGDATTAAIAVEKFLTARKSGQPAPPATPMLLPAATTG; encoded by the coding sequence GTGGCGGTACACGAGTTCGAGGTGATCATCATCGGGGCCGGTCCGGCGGGTATGTGCGCCGGGATGTACGCGGGTCGCTCGATGCTCAAGGGCGTGGTCCTGGAGCGCGGCTTCCCCGGCGGCGAGTTGCTCAACACCGAGGTGATCGAGGACTACATCGGCTTCGAGCACGTGCTGGGCCACGAGCTCGCCACCAAGTTTCAGTCGCACGCCGAGAAGTTCGGGGCCGACATCCGCACGTCGACGCCCGTCGAGAGCATCCGCCGGGCCGACGATGGAATCTTTAACGTCACGGTCGAGAACGGCGACGTGTACCGCGCGCCAGCGGTGATTGTCACCGCTGGCGGTACGCCGATCAAGCTCGGCATCCCCGGTGAGTTGGAGTACGCCGGCAAGGGCGTCTCGTACTGCGCGATCTGCGACGGGGCCTTCTATCGCGGACACACCATCATGGTGGTCGGCGGCGGCGACGCCGCCTGCGAGGAGGCGGACTTCCTCACGCGCTACGCCGAGAAGGTCTACCTCGTGCACCGGCGCGACGAGTTCCGCGCCTCGAAGATCGTGCAGCAGCGCGTCTTCGAGAATCCGAAGATCGAGGTCATCTGGGATACGGTGGCGGAGGAAGTGCTCGGCAAGGACGGGCTCATGACCCACGCGCGTCTCAAGAACGTGAAGACCGGCGCCACCTCCGATCTCACGGCAACCGGCATCTTCATCTTCATCGGCTTCACGCCGAACACCGGCATCATCAAGGAGCATGTCGAGCACGACGCGACGGGTTACTTGATCACCGACTCGCACATGCAGACCTCGGTACCGGGTCTCTATGCCGCTGGTGACGTGCGGGCGCAGCTGACGCGGCAGGTCACGACCGCCGTCGGCGACGCCACGACCGCGGCGATCGCGGTCGAGAAGTTCCTGACCGCCCGCAAGAGCGGCCAGCCGGCCCCGCCGGCGACACCGATGCTCCTGCCGGCGGCGACCACGGGATGA